From one Brachypodium distachyon strain Bd21 chromosome 4, Brachypodium_distachyon_v3.0, whole genome shotgun sequence genomic stretch:
- the LOC100835052 gene encoding phospholipase A1 EG1, chloroplastic/mitochondrial — MAIHLAASTPAGVSLKPQRASTTSTAGAVAAVAAPPSTFAPPSTRLSAPPISLNNTSLAVPVAPVSVLPARRSRNNEKPLASMWREIQGERDWAGLVEPTLHPLLRAEIVRYGELVGATYKAFDLDAGSKRYLNCRYGKARMLQEVGMASAGYHVTKYIYAAPENCPSRWVGYVAVASDDAVRQLGRRDIVVSFRGTVTGSEWVANMMSSLAPARFDPADPRPDVKVESGFLSVYTSDDATGRFTCGSCRNQILSEVTRLMKRYEHEEVSITLAGHSMGSSLALLLGYDLAELGLNRRGARADRVPITVYSFAGPRVGNAGFKDRCEELGVKVLRVVNVNDPITKLPGIFLNENSRVLGGRFELPWSAACYTHIGVELALDFFKAGDPACVHDLEAYLGFLKCPKVEKVRKQGEDLLSKARKFVVGQSFDAWNWQMAAIQVGDLVHALGM; from the coding sequence ATGGCAATACACCTCGCGGCCAGTACTCCTGCCGGAGTCTCTCTTAAGCCGCAGCGCGCGTCCACGACGTCGACAGCCGGGGCGgtggccgccgtggccgcgccACCCTCCACGTTTGCCCCTCCTTCAACGCGGCTCTCGGCACCGCCCATTTCTCTCAACAACACCAGCCTTGCCGTTCCCGTGGCCCCGGTCTCCGTGCTGCCAGCGAGAAGATCAAGAAACAACGAGAAGCCTCTGGCTAGCATGTGGCGGGAGATCCAGGGGGAGCGGGACTGGGCCGGGCTGGTAGAGCCCACGCTGCACCCGCTGCTGCGGGCCGAGATCGTCCGGTACGGCGAGCTCGTGGGCGCGACCTACAAGGCGTTCGACCTGGACGCCGGCTCCAAGCGGTACCTCAACTGCAGGTACGGGAAGGCCCGGATGCTGCAGGAGGTCGGCATGGCAAGCGCCGGATACCACGTCACCAAGTATATCTACGCGGCGCCGGAGAATTGCCCGAGCCGGTGGGTCGGCTACGTGGCCGTGGCGTCGGATGACGCGGTGCGGCAGCTCGGCCGGCGCGACATCGTGGTGTCGTTCCGGGGCACCGTGACGGGGTCGGAGTGGGTGGCCAACATGATGAGCTCGCTCGCGCCGGCACGGTTCGACCCCGCGGATCCCCGGCCGGACGTGAAGGTCGAGTCCGGGTTCCTCTCTGTGTACACCTCGGACGACGCCACGGGCCGGTTCACATGCGGCAGCTGCCGGAACCAGATCCTGTCTGAGGTGACACGGCTCATGAAACGGtacgagcacgaggaggtgagCATCACGCTTGCCGGGCATAGCATGGGCAGCTCCCTGGCGCTACTCCTTGGCTACGACCTCGCCGAACTCGGCCTGAACCGCCGCGGCGCGAGGGCTGACCGCGTGCCGATCACCGTCTACTCCTTCGCCGGCCCAAGGGTGGGGAACGCGGGGTTCAAGGACCGGTGCGAGGAGCTAGGTGTGAAGGTTCTGAGAGTAGTGAATGTGAACGACCCGATCACCAAGTTGCCCGGCATCTTCTTGAATGAGAACTCTAGGGTTTTGGGAGGCAGGTTTGAGCTTCCATGGAGTGCCGCATGTTATACACATATTGGTGTTGAGCTTGCCCTAGACTTCTTCAAGGCAGGCGACCCTGCTTGTGTGCATGACTTGGAAGCGTACCTGGGGTTTCTCAAGTGCCCCAAGGTGGAAAAGGTTAGGAAACAAGGGGAGGATCTTCTAAGCAAAGCCAGGAAATTTGTTGTAGGGCAAAGTTTTGATGCTTGGAACTGGCAAATGGCTGCAATTCAAGTTGGTGACTTGGTGCACGCCCTAGGGATGTAG